Within Mytilus edulis chromosome 10, xbMytEdul2.2, whole genome shotgun sequence, the genomic segment atatataaacaccgtaagatggtgacaatggaacgtcaccatctaaaaatggataattaacgaaaTGAAaggaaaaatcatctcttttatcaccagcccagtagtcagcacttcggtgttgacatgaatatcaattatatggtcattttttgtaaattttctgtttactaaactttgaatttttcgaaaactaaggattttcttaccccaggagtagattaccttagccgtatttggcacaactttttggaattttggatcctcaatgctcttcaactttgtatttatttggctttttaactattttgatctgagcgtcactgatgagtcttatgtagacgaaacgcgcgtctggcgtataaaattataatcctggtaattttgataactattatcataaATTTAGGAATGGAtgtacagaccagaaaatatgATCCCCCTTCTTTTGCTGGTCATGATGATAAGATAATACTTTGACCCTGTCGAGTCATTTTTTAATCTCATGTTTCTGGGTACATAAAGGGTTTTCATTGCaattatttatttaatcaaaAAGTATATGATGAATCCTTCGAAATGGTCACATGGTATAAAATAGCAATTATACATTTCTATTAAAACGATTACGTCCAGCTTTAGCCAAGAATTTCCaggaaaatattgtaatttttttaaagaatgaaaataGGTTGTACCCCTTATGTAATATAGAGGTGGAAGATGAATCCAAGTAAAATAATGTGTGCACAACTCAATAACTCTACAGTAGAataaaatatctaataaaatttcgGATAATGTTTTTAGTTTCATTTTGATTAGTAATTAAGgagaaaaaaaatagtaacaGCCCTAAAAAGTGAGTATACCTTCCAATAAAACCTCATTACAGTTAATACAACGACCTTAAAGTTACAACGGCGGGTTGCATCACTACTGACAGATAGACTAACAAACCCTTGCGATTTTGAATGCTTCTTTATTTGTGGCATTATAAATTTCAAAGCGTTGACCATGTGCACGTTTTAGTATCGCTCTGCATAAACATTGTTCTTAGTTGTGTCATTGTCTATACACCACAAATTGACTATACAGAGAAGCCTTCAATCCTGAATAAACACGTCAATGAATATCCGAGCATGCAACTCGAGGCTTTGTTCTACAACGTCACCATTATGACCTTGGAAACGTCCACTTCTGATTTGCATCTTACTGCAAGTAAGCTGTATCAAAAGATCATCCCCAACCATGGGAGCTATGCTGACGAAATTGAACTGTTGTAAAAATTGCAGGAAATCGAACAAGGTTCACCCAACATTGAGATCAACTGACTTTGTTTTGGGTGAATCGTCACGACAAGAAAATCTTCAATCgatataatcaaatatttaacaGACACTGGATTTATCATACAGAAGACAGGAGGGGTTAAATTTTCTGTAGACTTATTTCATACAAGTCATGAATCTAAAACACCAAGACGCCTTCCGGCCTTAGTTTGTCCGGAaagacaaaaactaaaaaaaacattcaccACGTTAAAACAAGGTTAATGTTTTGTACGCATTATGTATCACATTATCTGTATGTTTTACTCAATATATTAAACAATGTTGAAATTCATTGACTGAGTTGACATTGAAGTTTAATTCATAACCCTCATATGTCATGagtaaattatcaataaaaacataatttgaattGAAAGTAACAGTCTATGGATATATATTTGTAATGACACATACGTGCAATGTAATTATTCACCTAGAGCTTTACTTCTCAGGAAATAACATTAAATATGACAGAGAAGATAAAGACACAATGGCGGAAATAAGGAGAAACAGGGCACTAGCTGAAAAGGgtaatgtttaaatacaaaaagattgaaaattagtagacaaatatataaaacgtttaaaaaataaaacgacaTTAACTGGTCAACAGCTGTGTGTTAATAAATATGCGTTAAACACAAgtcatgtaaatgaaaaaattgtaattaaaatGTATCATGTAAATACTTTATAAAGAGTTTCAAAGATGACATGTGAAATAAACTATATGCTTGAGTATATGAAGATTAGAAACAGAAAGTGTACATtggttatataattttatttatttatttatttatcatcctATTTCttcttttgtaaaatattgaattacaGGAAATATGTACTTCTTCTTGATAGGTAATATTGCAAGGAAGAGCAGAGAGCAAAGAAAGGAGGTGATTGCGAGAAGAGACTcaatcataaaaagaaaaattaggaAGACAGGGGGGAAACTCAGAAAAGATGCCGAACGAACAGAACAGATGAAGAAAGAAAATCAGAATgctgaaataattgaaaaaagcgAAGACGTTACCCCCGTTGTGGGAGACGATCTTCTAATAGTATCTATGTAAATAATAATTGTATGAAATAAATATCTTGTTTTTGTGTATATAAATAGATATTTGTCTTCTCTATCAACGAAATGTCCATTTATCGTTAATGAGTGAGTGCAGTCCAAGAAGATGTACTAACTTGACTGTAATAAACTTGTTAATTTTTCTAAGCCGGTTGGTTATCTTAATTTATGGAAACCAAGTACTTACAGTAAAACATACaggtgaaattttatttttaattttgcttcaaattatatatcttaatataaaaaaaaatattccaaagtttcataaatttctatcaaGGTTTGACAAATAAATTGGTGTGACACTAACTTTAACCCAAGACTGTATTTATTTACTAACTGTAAAAAACAATGacctaaaaaaaattgaaaaaaagaaataatatattcTGAATATATTACTATTATTGATAGTATCTATAGATTATTAAAAAGCTTCTGTtcaaatttttatgtttaaaaaagacTGACAAAATGATGATACATACGACGATGGCATCAAGGATCAGTATGTCTCGTTTCGCTTCAAAAATTTCTCAGGTTGTCCAATAATCCGAGTTGAAGTCTGATAAATTTGCAACTTCTCTTGTGCATTTGATACACATTGTTTCTTACAAAAATGGTTAGGTCATGTTTGTTTTGCTGAAATGTATTGTTTAATTATCAATAatctttcttttgaaaaataataattttgtaagttattcaaaattttatacaattttctcaaattgatgaaaaataaattttcatctAAATTAATTCTGTTAAAGAGTAGACTTACGATAACAGAGATGATTTTTAGTTTTGTAAAGTCAAATATCCATTTTGAGATAGGGACTCGCCATTGACACCAACTTGTGTTTTTCGCTCGTATAATAATGTAACacaatatatttgatttaaacgAAATAATGGAATTTATACATAATTTATGCATTATACATAAATTCGGACTTTTTAGTGAAAAGTGTTAAACTCGTTCATTGTAGTGTTTTCTTTGCCATATCAAATATTTGGTGGTATAAGTATGCTGGCGATggttttgatttgaaattgaCTATCTGctgaactatgaaaaatacaTGGAACGTGCTGTATCGTATTAGAATCTTAAACCATTTTCTAGTATTGCTGAGAATTCAAATTTTATCTAACGCAACCTAAGGTAAATGTTTTATCATAATAAATCTGTAAATGTTTGCaagaaaatttgaatttttttaaaaaaatcagcaaaattcTTCTTAGTAGTAGCCATATTCTCTTTCCATATCCGCCACctacaataaataaacatatcataATATTGTTATACATAACCAAGCTCTTTTGTGACAAACAgcttaaaatacattttcaaataataaaacagaTTGATACTAGTAatcctgtataaaaaaaaatgaataattaacgcGCTATTTTATGTGAAAAGAATCCTTAACAGGCTATTTTCACAGATTCTGTATAACCCGTCTTCAGATTCTACCAAAGAATTTTATTAAAGATCCATTTCAGCATATTacctgtttcttttttaaatcataaagTATATGTGTCAGTGTAAGGGGTGAATTTTCAATAAATagctttttgttgttttaaaaaaatgccgCTTGAGTATATAACAATACCTTTGAAATAATACAGCTTGTATAATTTTGCAAGGTTAAAATTCTgtattaaattgtttaaattaataaaaGTACAATTACTCAAATCATACATTTTTAAGTTCGATCTCAAGTTCCATTCTAAGCTGAAACACCTTGTCTTTAGCACGAAAAACAGATCCAACCTCTGTGTTGATAAAGCTTTTGATAAAATCTTGAAAAGGCTGATTTACAACGTTGATAATTGCATCCGGGAAAAGTTCACTAAGAAGTCTTGCGAACTCTTCTTCATGATATGTACCTCCCCTTTGCATATAATAGTTCACacggttttgaaaataaatcgttTGTGTTTTATCTTTATCAATACTGTCTTGTGCGGCTTCGAGAACACCTCCAGCTAAATATTGTTCTATGATTATTGTTCCCAAAGTTGCAGTTCCAACAGTAGCTGTTAATAAAGCAACTGTCGTCCAGCCTAAGGAGGCACCACTAGTGAGTGGTGCAAACAAAATCCCAAACAATCCCAATCCTGTAAAGACATTCCTTCCTCTTCTGAAATTTCTGACACTGTGCCCTGCGTTATCTAGTCTTTCTTCGACACGACGGAGACGAGGTAAAGTTTCAAAGCGAACACGCCTCCATTTCCGTGAATCGACGTACAAATCATCTAAAATGAGCAATTGAAATTATGTCATCTTAAAAGTTATAGAGCAGTAATAACATCTAAAATAATACTAGTATTTAGATAGGCAATTTAacaccaaaatttaaaaacaaaatgaaccaTTTAATGTGAATATCAATTTGTTCTGATTTATTCACTCAACAGATAATGCATAGATATGCTACTAACAAAAATGACTGTATTATGTAATGTGCGATATAAACATACACATATGAACGGCCATCGTAGCGATTATAAATGCAAGCCAGGAGTGGAAGTAATAATACTTTGCTTGGAACAAAACAAAGCATGCTCGAAACAAATGtttttggagtatgagtacaaaaaaactgACTCGGAAGTTGAATGACTTCAAGGCCAGACCTTCCTCGAAGTCGACATTTTAACCCCCAGGCCACACTAAGGCAAATTTCAATTGACAGATCTTTTCAATCAATCATAGACCACTTCATTACTTTGTTTAGGAAAAATAGACTCGCTCGGTAAAGATTTTggattaaacaaaataaaaaatggcACCAAATTTGGATCAATGAAAAAGTGTAGTTGTTACAATCTTTAGTAGTTCTAATTCGCGAAGTGCACCTCAGATATTAGCCTAAgggttatattttatattacttCGCAGTTTCTGTTGCTATTCCTTCACCGTGTCAACTTTAAAATTCTGGAATTAAATTGCAAGGTTCTATTCatatgggatgtataagtacacagccacgttCCATCACTCTAACTGTATCATTTCTATTCTTAAATCATTATCAAACAACTGAACAGAAAGGTGCCTGCTTAcattgcacaatatatttttataagaagCATTTAGAGTAATAATGACCACTTAACCACATAGACTGAACTGAATATTCAGTTATCTGTGGCATAGTGTTGCCTTTCCTCGTCAATAGTATACCAGCAACAGCGAATGGCTAGGAGATGTAGCCGACTTTGGGAAAAGACCTTCAATCATACATCGTGTTATTGTCCAGAACTAGCAGACAGGTAATTTTTGTAACGCTAACAGTGCTATTGAAAACAAAACCGGAAGAAGCTCACAAGGGAAAGCTTGTAAAGTACCAAAACAAGAATTGCCAAACATGGTATTTTCCAGTTGACGTAGGCTTTTGAAGAGGCTTGATTTCTCTAGGATCGGACCAGTCAGAAGACGATTGTTTGGAAATGTTGGGAGACAGGCAGGCAAAGGAAGCGTCTTGATGGATTTGGATAATATATAATAGTAAAGTTGACTAAACACTGTTTTTTTAAAGTCGGATAAAGATATGTGATTGCGTTGtctagaaacatttttttttattaaaacacgCAAAAGATTCATTTatgtatataatttgttttttatgaGCTTACAGTAAATAACTACAACTTACCTTTGGTAGTATCAATAGACATTACAACCATAAAGTGATATTCCATGATTAAGTTTGCAGACCGCAGTATAGACTTTAAAAGATGCAGAACTTCTCTTTCAAAATGTTCATTACTTTGGAAACAGTACTTTTTTGCTCTTAGATGTAACAGAACACTACTTTCTTCAACATCTGTTACAACTATTTTTTGATCATCCAGTTTTTCCAATGCACTGATTGCCTTTCGAAAGCAATGCACTGCTCTTCTCTTATCTTTAACGCGAAAGAGATACATATTCAGCCATATATCGTCGTCTAGTTCTGTAAAAATATCGAATTCAAACTATAGATTGCaaaaaatttatgtttttcacacaATTATGAATaggttttaataatatttgaagCCATACTCTTAATCTATAAATAAAATGCCTTCAATATTCATTTTGATCACTTAAAGG encodes:
- the LOC139492496 gene encoding uncharacterized protein, translating into MMQTSDRTRYAIAAMTVKELHPKMMRKLACVHINAAKLYEMIESNTHGIRSYLNRTEMDVVSTLLQSGYDMFDESLMYKMISYFTIVQRPSNNWGTSPTGPHQTTLGDDIERLRKRRNALVHSPSPILSQRTFEEFFDELHEIALRFDRHLHQSTHINRFQDEVNIKKNQSPDQETKAKYIEALENVLDLKKEKVYYEENRHLEIFYGKDIKELFGEDGGQATREELDDDIWLNMYLFRVKDKRRAVHCFRKAISALEKLDDQKIVVTDVEESSVLLHLRAKKYCFQSNEHFEREVLHLLKSILRSANLIMEYHFMVVMSIDTTKDDLYVDSRKWRRVRFETLPRLRRVEERLDNAGHSVRNFRRGRNVFTGLGLFGILFAPLTSGASLGWTTVALLTATVGTATLGTIIIEQYLAGGVLEAAQDSIDKDKTQTIYFQNRVNYYMQRGGTYHEEEFARLLSELFPDAIINVVNQPFQDFIKSFINTEVGSVFRAKDKVFQLRMELEIELKNVADMEREYGYY